CCCGCGTCGACGATGTCGATCACCGAAGCCGCCGACACGCTCGGCATCGGCCGAACCCTCGCCTACGAACTCGCCCGCACCGGCGAACTCCCCACCATCCGCCTCGGCCGCCGACTCGTCGTACCCCGACGAGCACTCCAACGACTGCTCGGCGATGGCTGAACATCGCCGGCCGTCGCGGTTCCGCAGTGGACAGGCCGAGCGGCTATCGAAACGAGCACCGCTCGTCCTCGATCACCGGACCATCTTGTTCGTTGCGCCAAGCGCAACGAACTGAGGGGATTCGCGGCGCGACAGGTTGTCGTGGGTCGGAGCGCGCAATCGAAGAAACGGACGTCGACGGACACCCCGGAAGAGGCCCGTAGCGATTGGTGATCGCCGCAACCGAGGTGCGCCGCCGCCCAAATGCGCTGTCGAGACTGCAGTCTCCTCCTGGGCTCTTGGCACTGCGTCGTCGGCGATCGCGCGCTGCGTCTCAGCGTGTCTCTACGCTTTCGTCTGTGGCGGTGAAACGGCGCTGGCGCTTCTACACGACTGCAGCAGGTCGCAGCCCGGTTCGAGACTTCCTGACCGCGGCGCGTCTGTCGAGCGACGAT
Above is a window of Acidimicrobiia bacterium DNA encoding:
- a CDS encoding helix-turn-helix domain-containing protein, with amino-acid sequence MTTSPIRTKTPASTMSITEAADTLGIGRTLAYELARTGELPTIRLGRRLVVPRRALQRLLGDG